One window of Thermoplasmata archaeon genomic DNA carries:
- a CDS encoding NAD(P)/FAD-dependent oxidoreductase, translating into MASYDAIVVGAGHNGLVAGAYLAKAGLKTLVLERRRIVGGACVTEEIHPGFRVSSLSYTCGLFRPEIKEELQLARFGLEEHVHDPAMFLPFPDRRHILWRPDPAWNRREVAKFSEADANALPRYDAFWEEFAELVEPTMLAPPVSLADLAQLVTTPEAEDFIRKTLLMSVQDLLDDFFESEQVKVSLGTSAVSGTLAGPRTPGTAFVLGHHSIGIINGQKGVWGWAKGGMGGITQSLANATRHFGAEIRTNAGVSSVLIRDGRAGGVELEDGRKLESQVVLSNLDPRRTFLGIVGKDRLPPDFVHAIQRYRMEPSSFKLNLALRDLPDFSAVPGTNLQLHHKGIIDIAPDLDYLERAYEDAVHGRWSRDPYIELVLQSTVDPTVAPKGMHTLTASCKFAPYELAGGSWDTEGERFAEAILDCLEAYAPNLRKIVLAKTWITPLDMEREYGLTRGDVFHGAIFPYQMFSFRPVPGWSRYRTPIAGLYLCGAGAHPGGGVLGAPGHNAAMAVLEDWPHVKRGP; encoded by the coding sequence ATGGCCTCGTATGACGCGATTGTGGTCGGCGCGGGTCACAACGGGCTCGTAGCAGGGGCGTACCTCGCAAAGGCGGGCCTGAAGACCCTCGTCTTGGAACGCCGCCGAATTGTCGGCGGCGCGTGCGTGACCGAGGAGATCCATCCGGGCTTCCGCGTCTCGAGCCTCTCCTACACATGCGGTCTGTTCCGGCCGGAAATCAAGGAGGAGCTCCAGCTCGCGAGGTTCGGGCTCGAGGAGCATGTCCACGACCCGGCGATGTTCCTCCCGTTTCCCGATCGACGCCACATTCTGTGGCGTCCCGACCCGGCATGGAACCGCCGGGAGGTCGCGAAGTTCTCCGAGGCAGACGCGAACGCCCTGCCCCGGTACGATGCGTTCTGGGAAGAATTCGCGGAGCTCGTGGAGCCCACGATGCTCGCCCCGCCCGTGAGCCTCGCGGACCTTGCGCAGCTCGTGACCACGCCGGAGGCCGAGGACTTCATCCGCAAGACGCTCCTCATGTCCGTCCAGGACCTCCTCGACGACTTCTTCGAATCGGAGCAGGTCAAGGTGTCCCTGGGGACGAGCGCGGTCTCGGGGACGCTCGCGGGTCCGCGCACGCCGGGCACCGCCTTCGTGCTCGGCCACCACAGCATCGGCATCATCAACGGGCAGAAGGGTGTGTGGGGTTGGGCCAAAGGCGGGATGGGCGGCATCACCCAGTCGCTAGCGAACGCGACGCGGCACTTCGGCGCAGAGATCCGCACGAACGCGGGCGTGTCCTCGGTCCTGATCCGGGATGGGCGCGCCGGGGGCGTCGAACTCGAGGACGGGCGGAAGCTCGAGTCTCAGGTCGTGCTCAGCAACCTGGACCCCAGGCGCACGTTCCTCGGGATCGTCGGGAAGGACCGCTTGCCGCCCGACTTCGTCCATGCGATCCAGCGATACCGCATGGAGCCATCTTCGTTCAAGTTGAATCTGGCATTGAGGGACTTGCCGGATTTCTCCGCGGTCCCGGGCACGAACCTCCAGCTCCACCACAAGGGGATCATCGACATCGCCCCGGACCTCGACTACCTGGAGCGGGCGTACGAGGACGCGGTGCACGGTCGCTGGTCCAGGGACCCGTACATTGAGCTCGTCCTCCAGTCGACCGTGGATCCGACGGTCGCGCCCAAGGGGATGCACACTCTTACCGCGTCGTGCAAGTTCGCCCCCTACGAACTCGCGGGCGGGAGCTGGGACACGGAGGGCGAGAGGTTCGCGGAAGCGATTCTTGATTGCCTCGAGGCGTATGCGCCGAACCTTCGCAAGATCGTCCTGGCCAAGACATGGATCACACCGCTGGACATGGAGCGAGAATACGGCCTGACCCGCGGGGACGTGTTCCACGGTGCGATCTTCCCCTATCAGATGTTCTCCTTCCGACCCGTGCCCGGGTGGTCGCGCTACCGCACTCCGATTGCAGGCCTGTACCTCTGCGGTGCGGGCGCCCATCCCGGAG